The following coding sequences lie in one Alloacidobacterium dinghuense genomic window:
- a CDS encoding acyl-CoA desaturase, translating into MPVELLEEPLVAETEKPRQRYTPKPDLPTLGRVAQGGKLSWITAAFMVAFHIGAVAALFFFSWKAVIVAAILYVFAINMGIGMGYHRLLTHRGYKTPRWIEYFLAVCGTLSLEGGPIFWVATHRVHHQLSDKTGDPHTPTEGGWWAHLGWILSGESLHAQTVMLARYAPDLTKDRFHAWLSKYHWIPLTIVGLALLAIGGWTWVLWGIFFRVTLGLHSTWLVNSATHMWGSRRFPTRDESRNNWWVALLTGGEGWHNNHHAHPVSARHGLKWYEFDPNYYGIWLLKKLGLAHDIKIAQYDPKNPRPAGAA; encoded by the coding sequence ATGCCCGTTGAATTACTCGAAGAACCGCTCGTAGCCGAGACTGAAAAACCGCGTCAGCGATACACGCCAAAGCCGGATCTGCCTACCCTCGGCCGCGTTGCGCAGGGTGGCAAGTTGAGCTGGATCACAGCCGCCTTCATGGTCGCATTCCACATCGGGGCAGTCGCGGCACTCTTCTTCTTCTCGTGGAAAGCCGTGATCGTGGCTGCGATCCTCTACGTCTTCGCCATCAACATGGGCATCGGCATGGGCTATCACCGCCTGCTGACCCATCGCGGTTACAAGACGCCGAGATGGATTGAGTATTTCCTCGCTGTTTGCGGAACCCTCTCGCTTGAAGGTGGACCGATCTTCTGGGTCGCCACGCATCGCGTGCATCACCAACTGTCAGACAAAACCGGCGATCCCCACACCCCCACGGAAGGCGGCTGGTGGGCGCATCTCGGCTGGATCCTGAGCGGTGAATCGCTCCATGCGCAGACTGTCATGCTCGCGCGTTACGCGCCCGATCTGACGAAAGACCGTTTCCATGCCTGGCTGAGCAAATACCATTGGATTCCGCTCACCATCGTTGGGCTTGCGCTGCTGGCAATCGGCGGATGGACCTGGGTTCTGTGGGGCATCTTCTTCCGCGTAACGTTGGGCCTGCACTCCACATGGCTGGTGAACTCGGCAACCCACATGTGGGGCTCGCGCCGCTTCCCTACCCGCGATGAGTCGCGCAATAACTGGTGGGTGGCTCTGCTTACCGGAGGCGAAGGCTGGCACAATAATCACCACGCTCACCCCGTGTCGGCAAGGCACGGTTTGAAGTGGTACGAATTCGATCCCAACTATTACGGCATCTGGTTGCTGAAAAAGCTCGGGCTGGCTCACGACATCAAGATCGCACAATACGACCCAAAGAACCCCCGACCTGCCGGCGCAGCATAA
- a CDS encoding sensor histidine kinase produces the protein MIFFITLGACMVGVAITLNVGWIILNWRRVWPMVVGIPFFALLIAGLVLNTIFLVREVRRNERHDSFLNAVTHELKTPITSIRLYLETLQRRALTEDQRQQFYDIMLADSDWLLATVEQVLKAGEVGQRARNQIQTEVDMHALVKQCIETTRLRHHLSSEAISFDDGAGPDPLLVRGNPDDLQTAVQNILNNAVKYSPDGLRANVRLTIESDAWIVLSISDEGIGIASAHLKRIFKRFYRVPHRNVLKTKGTGLGLFLVRTIARQHGGDAIAQSAGEGRGTTIRLQLPRMLGSAARVQAN, from the coding sequence ATGATCTTTTTCATCACGCTTGGTGCGTGCATGGTTGGCGTCGCCATTACGCTGAACGTCGGCTGGATCATTCTCAACTGGCGCCGCGTATGGCCCATGGTCGTTGGAATTCCCTTCTTCGCTCTTTTAATTGCGGGCCTGGTGCTGAACACGATCTTTCTGGTGCGGGAAGTTCGCCGCAATGAGCGCCACGACAGCTTTCTCAATGCCGTAACTCATGAATTAAAAACGCCCATTACCTCAATTCGCCTTTACCTCGAGACCCTGCAGCGGCGGGCGCTCACCGAGGATCAGCGACAACAGTTCTACGACATCATGCTCGCCGACAGTGACTGGCTTCTGGCCACTGTAGAGCAGGTTTTGAAGGCGGGTGAGGTAGGACAACGAGCTCGGAACCAAATCCAAACAGAAGTCGACATGCATGCTCTGGTCAAGCAGTGCATCGAAACAACGCGACTGCGGCATCATCTGTCATCAGAAGCAATCAGCTTCGACGACGGGGCCGGACCAGATCCTCTTCTTGTCCGAGGCAATCCCGATGACTTGCAAACTGCAGTGCAGAATATCCTGAACAACGCCGTGAAATACTCTCCCGATGGCCTGCGTGCCAACGTGAGGTTAACGATCGAAAGCGACGCCTGGATCGTGCTGAGCATTTCTGACGAAGGAATCGGTATCGCCTCGGCACACCTGAAGCGAATCTTTAAGCGTTTCTATCGGGTGCCACACCGTAATGTACTCAAGACCAAAGGTACCGGCCTTGGGCTGTTCCTTGTCCGCACAATTGCGCGCCAACATGGCGGCGACGCCATCGCCCAGAGTGCGGGCGAAGGGCGGGGTACAACCATTCGCCTACAGCTGCCGCGCATGCTCGGGTCTGCAGCTCGTGTGCAAGCCAACTGA
- a CDS encoding response regulator transcription factor: MPQKTARILVVEDETHLAQGLLFNLQAEGFEVQIAADGEAALTALTENGSRFDAVLLDVMLPGKDGFAVARELREKQNFVPVLMLTARGRPEDVLKGFAAGADDYLPKPFDLSILIARLNGLLRRMAWHAPSSPVEQVPVEPAPEELPRFEFAGRCIDFETLELTAPEKHIHLTLMEADFLRYLVRNQGRIISRKELLEQVWRVREDTDTRAIDNFVVRLRRYIEDEPANPVYLKTVRGVGYRFLPEG, encoded by the coding sequence ATGCCGCAAAAGACTGCTCGCATCCTTGTTGTAGAAGATGAGACACACCTGGCTCAGGGTCTGCTCTTTAATCTTCAGGCTGAGGGATTTGAGGTGCAGATTGCCGCTGATGGCGAGGCTGCCCTGACTGCGCTCACAGAAAATGGCAGTAGGTTTGACGCTGTTCTACTCGATGTAATGTTGCCAGGCAAGGACGGGTTCGCCGTCGCACGTGAACTGCGAGAGAAACAGAACTTTGTTCCTGTTCTGATGCTCACAGCGCGTGGGCGCCCCGAAGATGTCTTGAAGGGCTTCGCTGCGGGCGCAGACGACTATCTTCCTAAGCCGTTCGACCTCTCCATCCTGATTGCAAGGCTGAATGGATTGTTGCGACGGATGGCGTGGCACGCGCCGTCCTCGCCAGTTGAGCAAGTACCTGTTGAACCAGCACCTGAGGAATTGCCCAGATTCGAATTTGCCGGCCGGTGCATCGACTTCGAGACACTCGAATTGACGGCTCCTGAGAAGCATATTCATCTGACACTGATGGAAGCGGACTTTCTACGCTATCTCGTCCGCAACCAGGGCCGCATCATTTCCCGTAAGGAATTACTGGAACAGGTATGGCGGGTTCGAGAAGACACGGACACACGCGCTATTGACAACTTTGTAGTTCGACTCCGCCGTTACATTGAAGATGAACCAGCCAACCCGGTCTATCTAAAGACAGTTCGCGGTGTTGGTTATCGCTTTCTACCGGAAGGCTAA
- a CDS encoding LptF/LptG family permease translates to MRILTRYILREVLSHGLLGGVLFTFVLFMKELGPLLELAVRNSTSTSTVTEIFLLMLPNMCTVTIPMAVLVGTLLGLSRLAADSEITAMRASGVGVWRFVGIVGVVAAVAWGIGLVNTLYLAPKASAQMLKLEDELKNTQATYEIQPRVFYEDLKNVVLYVEDVRAGTGAARWRQVFLADLTDPVSPKVTTAEEATVASTDNQTLVMRLRNGMQHQTASDQPDQYNVSTFAQTDLPLEATSAPEPHLGHSDAPVLAMSNHELIERTQQQGGRWYQIELQRRYAYPSACLVLILVGVPLGISSKRGGKGAGFVLTIVLVFVYYFLSSTGVALARQNKLPVFAGVWMANLLFGISGIFFLRQMSTGGAALAAVTSVGSWFRWKKSSPSAGTVAPSERTVSKRHVRGSFPLILDEYVIRQFLSVLALVLTAFVMLMLVFTFFELLGDIIRNQTPFIIVGEYLFNLMPSMIYITTPLSVLIAVLVVFGGLNRTNELTAMKATGVSLYRIIVPILVIASVLSLSLFLFDEVYLPAANRKQEALHNVIKGRPAQTYLRPDRKWMFGLQQPGKPGRIFYYEFFDSDNDRFANITVFEFDPTTFSLSRRIFAAGAHWDPQIHRWIFEHGWERSFQGDSVTDFKTFEVDTFPEIIELPQYFKKETRPSQEMSFNELQQYIRDLRQSGLDTMRLRVQLNRKLAYPLITLVMSVLAIPFALSMGKRGSLAGIGIAIGMAIAYMFVDGMFEAMGNVNMLPAFLAAWSPDVLFGLAGSYLLLRTPT, encoded by the coding sequence GTGCGCATTCTGACCCGCTATATTTTGAGAGAAGTGCTCTCGCATGGATTGCTTGGAGGAGTGCTCTTCACATTTGTTCTGTTCATGAAAGAGCTCGGCCCTCTGCTCGAGCTGGCCGTGCGCAACAGCACATCCACCAGCACAGTGACTGAGATTTTTCTGCTGATGCTGCCTAATATGTGTACCGTCACAATTCCCATGGCGGTCCTCGTCGGTACGCTGCTTGGCTTAAGCCGTCTGGCAGCAGACAGCGAGATTACGGCAATGCGCGCTTCCGGCGTTGGTGTTTGGAGGTTTGTTGGGATCGTTGGTGTTGTAGCCGCCGTCGCATGGGGAATCGGGCTTGTAAACACTCTGTACTTAGCTCCCAAGGCCTCTGCACAGATGCTGAAGCTTGAAGACGAGCTAAAAAATACTCAGGCTACCTATGAGATTCAACCTCGTGTTTTCTACGAAGATTTAAAGAATGTTGTCCTCTACGTGGAGGATGTGCGCGCCGGAACTGGAGCAGCCAGATGGCGTCAGGTTTTTCTGGCCGATTTGACAGATCCCGTCTCACCGAAAGTCACAACTGCCGAAGAAGCAACTGTAGCAAGCACGGACAATCAGACGTTGGTCATGCGCCTGCGAAACGGCATGCAACATCAGACAGCGTCGGATCAACCCGATCAGTACAACGTGTCGACCTTTGCGCAGACGGACCTGCCACTCGAAGCCACATCTGCTCCTGAACCGCATCTGGGGCATAGCGACGCTCCGGTTCTTGCCATGTCGAACCATGAACTCATCGAGCGCACGCAACAGCAGGGGGGACGGTGGTATCAAATTGAATTGCAGCGCCGCTATGCATATCCTTCTGCCTGTCTCGTGCTCATTTTGGTAGGTGTTCCGCTAGGCATTTCTTCCAAGCGCGGCGGCAAAGGTGCGGGATTCGTACTCACCATTGTGCTGGTGTTTGTTTATTACTTTCTGTCAAGCACGGGAGTAGCTTTGGCTCGGCAGAACAAGCTGCCAGTTTTCGCCGGCGTGTGGATGGCGAATCTCCTTTTCGGAATCTCCGGCATCTTTTTTCTCCGACAGATGTCCACCGGCGGAGCGGCCCTTGCCGCAGTCACATCCGTTGGCTCATGGTTCAGATGGAAAAAGAGTTCCCCTTCAGCCGGGACTGTCGCTCCATCTGAACGTACGGTATCCAAACGGCATGTGCGTGGAAGTTTTCCGCTGATTCTGGATGAATATGTAATTCGCCAGTTTCTCTCTGTTCTGGCCCTCGTACTCACAGCGTTCGTTATGCTGATGCTGGTTTTCACCTTCTTTGAATTGCTGGGCGACATCATCCGCAATCAGACCCCGTTCATTATTGTGGGTGAGTATCTCTTCAATCTCATGCCGAGCATGATTTACATCACTACGCCACTGAGCGTGCTGATAGCCGTCCTCGTGGTCTTTGGTGGGTTGAATCGAACGAACGAACTTACCGCGATGAAAGCTACAGGCGTCAGCCTCTATCGAATCATCGTGCCGATCCTGGTTATTGCTTCTGTTCTATCTCTCTCACTCTTCCTCTTCGATGAAGTGTATCTGCCGGCCGCCAATCGCAAACAGGAGGCGCTGCATAACGTAATTAAGGGCAGGCCTGCGCAGACATATCTACGCCCGGATCGTAAGTGGATGTTCGGGCTGCAGCAACCAGGCAAACCCGGACGGATTTTTTATTACGAGTTTTTTGATTCAGACAACGACCGCTTCGCCAATATCACTGTATTTGAATTTGACCCGACGACATTCTCACTTTCGCGTCGCATCTTCGCTGCCGGCGCGCATTGGGACCCGCAGATTCATCGCTGGATATTCGAGCACGGGTGGGAACGTAGCTTTCAGGGTGATTCAGTCACGGACTTTAAGACCTTCGAGGTAGACACTTTTCCTGAAATTATCGAGTTGCCACAGTACTTTAAAAAGGAAACACGGCCATCGCAGGAGATGAGCTTCAATGAGTTGCAGCAATATATCCGTGACTTGCGACAAAGCGGACTAGACACCATGCGGCTGCGTGTGCAACTGAATCGCAAGCTGGCTTATCCGCTGATCACCCTTGTCATGTCAGTATTGGCTATTCCGTTTGCTCTATCCATGGGCAAGCGCGGCTCGCTGGCCGGTATCGGAATTGCGATCGGCATGGCCATTGCGTATATGTTTGTCGACGGAATGTTCGAAGCAATGGGAAATGTGAACATGCTCCCAGCGTTTCTGGCAGCCTGGTCACCCGACGTTTTGTTTGGACTGGCTGGAAGTTACCTGCTGCTCCGCACACCCACTTGA
- a CDS encoding ABC transporter ATP-binding protein has translation MFKDLQPLLPYMRRYRRSYFWGGVSVVLSNLIWIFFPQVIRVAIDDLNIGVTERKIWLYASLLVAVSLTKGVFLFLTRWIIIGISREIEFDLRNDLFLQLERQSAAYYQEHRTGDIMARMTNDLNAVRMLLGPAIMYSANTVLFSVGALFFLLKISPFLTLVALVPLPLASILVQAMGRKIHERFERIQAMFSDISAQAQENFSGARLVRAFAQEEAQIAAFEKSNREYIRRGLRLVQLMGMLWPTLEFVLGLAMAISLLVGGHEVLSHRISVGDFVAFNTYMLMLTWPVIALGWVVNLFQRGTASVVRIDELLKAKPSIDDRDADPAVPADLTLRGEIEFRNLTFSYNQDDRHTADVLHNVSLTIPSGSSLALVGPTGSGKSTLVNLIARVYDAVPGSILMDGRPIREYPLDVLRANIGFVPQETFLFSETIRGNIAFGVPHATREEVWRAAEAAHIRKEFEEFPSGFETMVGERGLTLSGGQKQRSALARAILRNPRILILDDSLASVDTYTEEQILEELRSIMRGRTTILISHRISTVRHADQIAVLIAGRIAELGTHDELLARNGHYASLFQKQLLEEELSVTS, from the coding sequence ATGTTCAAAGACCTGCAGCCTCTTCTTCCCTATATGCGACGCTATCGGCGCAGCTACTTCTGGGGAGGAGTTTCCGTTGTCCTCAGCAATTTAATCTGGATATTTTTCCCACAGGTCATCCGGGTCGCCATCGACGACCTGAACATCGGCGTGACTGAGCGAAAAATCTGGCTCTACGCCAGCCTGCTGGTCGCGGTTTCCCTTACCAAAGGGGTTTTTCTATTCCTAACGCGCTGGATCATTATTGGTATCTCCCGCGAGATCGAGTTCGACCTGCGCAACGACCTCTTTCTGCAGCTTGAAAGGCAGTCCGCCGCCTACTATCAGGAGCATCGCACTGGCGACATCATGGCCCGCATGACGAATGATCTGAATGCCGTTCGCATGCTGCTCGGACCGGCCATTATGTACAGCGCCAATACTGTGCTCTTCTCTGTCGGCGCCTTATTCTTCCTGCTGAAAATCAGCCCCTTTCTCACTTTGGTGGCTCTCGTCCCTCTTCCTTTGGCAAGCATCCTGGTTCAGGCCATGGGACGGAAGATTCATGAGCGTTTTGAACGAATTCAAGCGATGTTTTCCGATATTTCTGCCCAGGCACAGGAAAATTTCTCGGGTGCACGACTGGTGCGTGCCTTCGCCCAGGAAGAGGCGCAGATCGCCGCCTTCGAGAAGTCAAACCGCGAGTACATTCGACGCGGCTTGCGCCTGGTCCAGTTGATGGGAATGCTTTGGCCAACGCTGGAGTTTGTTCTTGGCCTCGCAATGGCCATCTCTCTCCTCGTCGGCGGACATGAGGTGCTTTCGCACCGTATCAGTGTAGGTGACTTTGTCGCTTTCAATACCTACATGCTGATGCTCACCTGGCCGGTAATTGCGCTGGGATGGGTCGTCAACCTCTTTCAGCGAGGAACAGCATCCGTGGTGCGCATCGATGAATTGTTGAAGGCAAAACCATCCATCGACGACCGGGATGCTGACCCGGCAGTACCAGCTGACTTAACCCTTCGGGGGGAGATTGAGTTTCGCAACCTGACGTTCTCCTACAACCAGGATGATCGCCACACTGCTGATGTGTTGCACAACGTTTCGTTGACGATTCCATCCGGCAGCAGCCTTGCCCTGGTAGGACCAACCGGTTCGGGCAAATCGACTTTAGTCAATCTCATTGCGCGGGTCTATGATGCTGTCCCCGGCAGCATTTTGATGGATGGGCGACCCATTCGCGAATACCCACTTGACGTGCTACGGGCGAATATTGGATTCGTTCCCCAGGAAACATTTCTTTTCAGTGAAACAATTCGAGGAAACATCGCTTTCGGTGTGCCTCACGCAACGCGTGAAGAAGTGTGGCGTGCTGCAGAGGCCGCACATATTCGCAAAGAGTTTGAAGAGTTTCCCAGCGGCTTTGAAACGATGGTGGGAGAGCGTGGCTTGACTCTCTCCGGCGGCCAGAAACAACGCTCAGCACTGGCACGGGCTATTCTGCGCAATCCACGCATTTTGATTCTGGACGACTCGCTGGCCAGCGTCGATACCTACACTGAGGAGCAGATTCTTGAGGAGTTGCGCTCCATCATGCGCGGTCGCACGACGATTCTCATTTCGCATCGCATCTCTACAGTGCGTCACGCCGATCAGATCGCAGTGCTGATAGCAGGCCGCATCGCAGAGTTGGGTACCCACGATGAGTTATTGGCTCGCAATGGCCATTATGCGAGCCTGTTCCAAAAGCAGTTGCTCGAAGAAGAGCTGTCCGTCACCAGCTAA
- the fliS gene encoding flagellar export chaperone FliS, with amino-acid sequence MQNLNYQQQSVAGKNGVELIVALYDGMVRFLNRAIVATEAGDIQERRVAIKRVLDILTHLQSRLRMDVGGPAKTLSEFYAAIFALCLEGSRLSSPDRFRKAIECILNVREAWQQVAQDPEVRKQFARPESTRIPAVVSAQSESGEAPASRWTA; translated from the coding sequence ATGCAAAATCTGAATTACCAGCAGCAATCCGTTGCCGGAAAGAACGGTGTCGAGCTGATCGTTGCCCTTTACGATGGCATGGTCCGCTTCCTGAATCGCGCCATTGTCGCCACGGAGGCCGGGGATATCCAGGAGCGGCGCGTTGCCATCAAGCGCGTCCTCGATATTCTGACGCATCTGCAATCACGTTTAAGGATGGACGTTGGAGGGCCTGCCAAGACCCTGTCCGAGTTCTACGCGGCAATCTTTGCTCTCTGTCTTGAGGGCTCCAGATTGTCCTCTCCTGATCGCTTTCGCAAAGCCATTGAGTGCATTCTCAATGTGCGTGAGGCGTGGCAGCAAGTGGCCCAGGACCCAGAGGTGCGCAAGCAGTTTGCGCGACCGGAATCGACTCGGATTCCCGCAGTGGTTTCTGCGCAATCCGAATCTGGTGAAGCGCCGGCTTCACGCTGGACTGCTTAG
- the fliD gene encoding flagellar filament capping protein FliD, which produces MGTVGLSFGSPTSGAGFDVTSTVNQIVTNMQAVETPWKNQLTALQAQNTALTSIGTDLSSLSTAMQSLTDFQGVLSEKQGSSSDTSVLQLSSAATSAVAGSHTIIVQSLATTSSYVGSTIGASDTLSGSLTLNAKTINIDSTNNTLSSLASAINSGSYGVTANVITDASGSRLSLVSQTSGASGTISVTSSLTDSNTSSSVGFSQTQPGADAQLIVDGASVSSASNTVTNAIQGVTFQLLSANTGESVQVEITNNNSDVESALNTFVTDYNKVLGDLNTQEGNDSSGNPEPLFGNPTIATIQQSLQTALTFLQPANTAASSSSIGTSDTLTGNISISVGSGTAQSIAVPTGKQTLAGLAAAINSANIGVTATVITAGSGATLSLTNANGGAAGAINVNSTGLTDSTTSTAVTFGSAQSNGITSITQLGVSVNNDGTLVLNTDTLSSVLNSNYQDVVNFFQPSGGFTSFGGNFSTILDNLGTSASNGAIKLALQENSTVESQLNTNISNEETTISAQKTQLTTELNQANFILTEIPQELQQIDEMYSAITGYNQKQNG; this is translated from the coding sequence ATGGGAACGGTTGGACTTTCATTCGGATCGCCAACAAGCGGCGCGGGATTTGACGTAACCTCGACGGTCAATCAGATTGTGACGAACATGCAGGCGGTGGAGACGCCGTGGAAAAACCAGCTCACGGCGCTGCAAGCGCAGAACACCGCTCTGACCAGCATTGGCACAGACCTCAGTTCGCTTTCGACCGCCATGCAGTCGCTCACCGACTTTCAGGGTGTGCTTTCAGAAAAGCAGGGTTCCAGCTCTGACACGAGCGTTCTGCAGCTGTCTTCGGCTGCAACCTCGGCCGTTGCCGGGAGCCACACCATCATCGTGCAGTCGCTGGCCACCACATCGTCCTACGTTGGCAGCACCATCGGCGCCAGCGATACGCTCAGCGGCAGCCTGACGCTCAATGCCAAGACCATCAATATTGATTCGACCAACAATACGCTCTCCTCGCTGGCCAGCGCCATCAACTCGGGAAGCTACGGTGTCACCGCCAACGTCATTACCGATGCATCGGGTTCGCGCCTCTCTCTGGTGAGCCAGACCAGCGGTGCGAGCGGCACAATTTCTGTCACCAGCAGCCTCACAGACAGCAACACCTCTTCGTCTGTTGGTTTTTCGCAAACGCAACCGGGAGCGGACGCGCAGTTGATTGTCGACGGGGCCTCTGTCAGCAGCGCGTCCAACACAGTCACGAACGCAATTCAAGGTGTCACCTTCCAACTCCTGAGCGCGAACACGGGTGAGAGCGTTCAGGTCGAGATCACCAACAACAATTCGGACGTGGAGTCAGCGCTGAATACGTTCGTGACCGACTACAACAAAGTCCTCGGAGACCTGAACACGCAGGAAGGCAACGATTCAAGCGGGAATCCGGAACCACTCTTCGGCAACCCCACGATCGCTACCATCCAGCAATCGCTGCAGACCGCGCTGACGTTTCTCCAGCCGGCGAATACTGCTGCTTCAAGCTCTTCGATCGGGACATCCGATACGCTGACAGGAAACATTTCTATCAGCGTCGGAAGCGGCACCGCGCAATCGATTGCTGTGCCTACCGGCAAGCAGACGCTCGCAGGTCTTGCCGCCGCGATCAACAGCGCCAATATCGGCGTAACCGCGACCGTCATAACCGCCGGTAGCGGCGCGACCCTGAGCCTGACGAATGCGAATGGCGGAGCGGCGGGAGCCATCAACGTCAACAGCACTGGTCTGACCGACTCCACCACCTCGACGGCGGTAACCTTTGGCTCCGCACAGTCGAATGGCATCACATCCATTACGCAGCTTGGCGTATCGGTCAACAACGACGGCACGCTCGTCCTCAATACCGATACATTGAGCAGCGTCCTGAACAGCAACTATCAGGATGTTGTGAATTTCTTCCAGCCGAGCGGCGGCTTTACTTCCTTCGGCGGGAATTTCTCCACGATACTGGATAACCTTGGCACCAGTGCCAGCAACGGCGCCATCAAGCTGGCCCTGCAGGAAAACTCGACCGTGGAATCACAGCTGAACACGAATATCAGTAATGAAGAGACAACCATCAGCGCACAGAAAACTCAGTTGACTACTGAACTGAACCAGGCGAATTTCATCCTGACCGAGATCCCCCAGGAACTTCAGCAGATCGACGAAATGTACAGCGCCATTACCGGCTATAACCAAAAGCAGAACGGATAA
- a CDS encoding IS481 family transposase: MLYKMSPDILYTPRRAQRAAECKGEMGWKTMDVRQQRVEFVVAATRGEKPFSRLCEEFGVSRPTGYLWWKRYRSGGLEGIAEQSRKPHASPTRIRESLEEQVMALRRRYPDWGARKLSVLLERSGQQLPPSTIHRILRRHDLVRDRLQSSRCCQRFERSHPNELWQMDFKGPSGWNQEVGPLSILDDHSRYLIGLRALGSTQAEPVREQLEEAFLRCGVPEAMLMDHGIPWWGPRSPLGLTKISVWLMQQGIRLYWSGVRHPQTQGKVERFHGTLLRSIQRRRLWEQRTQQWLDDYRWEYNHLRPHEALGMKTPAKVWQPSRRKYQPHPAGWEYPEGAVLRKVDADGKLQVGGQQWHLSRALNRQWVQIVAVEQRVLVYYCTTLIRELDFSIQRSTIVDRWIEDPF; encoded by the coding sequence ATGCTTTACAAAATGTCTCCGGACATCCTTTACACTCCGCGGCGAGCGCAGCGAGCGGCGGAGTGTAAAGGCGAGATGGGCTGGAAGACGATGGATGTACGGCAGCAGCGGGTGGAGTTTGTAGTCGCGGCGACACGCGGGGAGAAGCCTTTCAGCCGGCTCTGTGAAGAGTTCGGGGTATCCCGTCCGACCGGGTATTTGTGGTGGAAACGGTATCGTAGCGGAGGTCTTGAAGGCATCGCAGAACAGAGCCGGAAGCCGCATGCGAGTCCGACCCGGATCAGGGAGTCGCTGGAAGAGCAGGTGATGGCGTTGCGGCGGCGGTATCCGGATTGGGGAGCGCGTAAGTTGAGCGTGCTGCTCGAGCGATCGGGCCAGCAACTTCCGCCCAGTACGATCCACCGCATCTTGCGCCGCCACGATCTGGTGCGCGATCGGTTGCAGAGCAGCCGATGCTGTCAGCGGTTTGAGCGCAGCCATCCCAATGAGCTGTGGCAGATGGACTTCAAGGGACCGAGCGGATGGAATCAGGAAGTGGGTCCGTTATCGATTCTCGATGATCATAGCCGCTACCTGATCGGGTTACGGGCGCTGGGCAGCACGCAGGCAGAGCCGGTGCGCGAGCAGTTGGAAGAGGCATTTCTGCGCTGCGGGGTGCCGGAGGCGATGCTGATGGATCATGGCATTCCATGGTGGGGGCCGCGATCCCCGCTGGGGCTGACGAAGATCTCCGTCTGGCTGATGCAGCAAGGGATCCGGCTGTACTGGAGCGGGGTGCGGCACCCGCAGACACAAGGCAAAGTGGAGCGTTTCCACGGCACGCTGCTGCGTTCCATCCAGAGGAGGCGCCTGTGGGAGCAGCGCACGCAGCAGTGGCTGGATGACTATCGCTGGGAATATAACCATCTTCGGCCGCATGAAGCCCTGGGGATGAAAACCCCGGCGAAGGTATGGCAGCCGAGTCGGCGGAAATATCAGCCCCACCCGGCCGGCTGGGAGTATCCGGAGGGAGCGGTCTTGCGCAAGGTAGACGCCGACGGCAAACTCCAGGTAGGCGGGCAACAGTGGCATCTCAGTCGCGCTCTGAACCGGCAATGGGTGCAGATCGTGGCTGTGGAGCAGCGTGTGCTGGTCTACTACTGCACCACGCTGATCCGGGAACTGGACTTCTCTATCCAGCGATCGACGATCGTCGATCGCTGGATAGAAGACCCCTTCTGA